One window of Vibrio sinaloensis genomic DNA carries:
- a CDS encoding M16 family metallopeptidase encodes MRKFWLGAISLIALYGCTNTTLTSVPFFSSLPPGVTLIEEVDAQPGKAMIPYSKYQLENGLTVILSPDDSDPLVHVDVTYHVGSAREEVGKSGFAHFFEHMMFQGSENVGDQQHFKIITEAGGSLNGTTNRDRTNYFETVPSNQLEKMLWLESDRMGFLLDAVSQRKFEIQRDTVKNERAQNYDNRPYGLMWEKMAEAMYPEGHPYSWQTIGYVEDLDRVDVNDLKAFFLRWYGPNNAVLTIGGDIDVDQTLAWVDKYFGSIPAGPQVEKAPKQPATLNEDRYVTLEDRIQQPMLLIGWPTEYKGAEQQASLDALAKVLGDGANSLLYQKLVKTQKAVDAGAFQDCAELACTFYVYAMSPSGDKADLKPLYQQLMQTLNEFEAQGVDSERLEQISGMAEANAVFALQSVRGKVSQLASNQTFFGQPDRIQSQLEQIRSVSPQSVMAAYEQYLNGHHKVALSVVPKGKTELAAAPATFETPERTLPEYQTITEDQLVYRKAQDDFDRSVMPEVAEAVKAEMPELYRIYFDNGAEVLGTVSSETPTVQLEISFPAGERYVAPGQEGLANLTAAMMQEATLDSSLEQIQARLDKLGSTLSVSAGNYTTTLSVSSLEKHLPETLEIAQEVLFKPAFRQQDFERIQKQMLESIVYQHQRPNWLASQATRQVLFADTIYQRPNDGTESSVANLTLEDVKQFYQRHYTPQGAQIIVVGDITKRQIRQQLDFIAQWQGKIPPLLRAQSVAPIAEQKIYLVDKPSAPQTIVRMVRQGLPFDATGEVFLTQLANFNLAGNFNSRLNQNLREDKGYTYGASGYLASNREVGAIVFSAQVRADATLPALIEMQKELADYSQTGMTDDEMKFLRLAVGQQDALKYETPSQKAGLLGSILAYSLDDDYLKQRNEIVETVGKGTLNQLASKWFSPDDYQIIVVGDAQSLKPQLEKLQIPIEELEIIR; translated from the coding sequence ATGAGAAAGTTCTGGCTTGGTGCGATTTCCCTGATCGCACTGTATGGCTGTACCAATACTACGCTCACTTCGGTACCATTCTTTTCGTCGCTACCACCCGGGGTCACTCTGATTGAAGAGGTCGATGCTCAGCCCGGCAAGGCGATGATCCCATACTCTAAATATCAACTCGAAAACGGCCTGACGGTGATCCTCTCACCGGATGACTCCGATCCTTTGGTTCACGTTGATGTCACCTATCACGTGGGGTCAGCGCGTGAAGAGGTCGGTAAATCGGGCTTTGCCCATTTCTTTGAGCACATGATGTTCCAGGGTAGTGAGAATGTGGGAGACCAGCAGCACTTTAAGATCATCACTGAAGCTGGTGGCTCACTTAATGGCACCACCAATCGCGATCGAACTAACTACTTCGAGACGGTTCCGTCTAACCAGCTTGAAAAAATGCTGTGGCTAGAGTCTGACCGAATGGGCTTTTTGCTCGATGCGGTGTCGCAGCGAAAATTTGAGATTCAGCGAGATACGGTTAAAAACGAGCGTGCGCAAAACTACGATAATCGTCCTTACGGCTTAATGTGGGAGAAAATGGCGGAAGCCATGTACCCTGAAGGTCACCCATACTCTTGGCAAACCATTGGTTACGTAGAGGATTTGGACCGAGTGGATGTCAACGATCTCAAAGCGTTTTTCTTGCGTTGGTATGGGCCGAATAACGCGGTTCTGACCATTGGTGGGGATATTGATGTAGACCAGACGCTCGCTTGGGTAGACAAATACTTTGGCTCTATTCCCGCGGGGCCGCAGGTTGAAAAAGCGCCCAAGCAACCTGCCACCTTAAACGAAGATCGTTACGTAACATTAGAAGATCGTATTCAGCAGCCGATGTTACTCATTGGATGGCCAACTGAGTACAAAGGCGCTGAGCAGCAGGCATCACTCGATGCATTAGCCAAAGTACTGGGTGATGGCGCGAACAGTCTGCTCTACCAAAAACTGGTCAAAACGCAGAAAGCGGTGGATGCCGGTGCTTTCCAAGATTGTGCTGAGCTGGCCTGTACTTTCTACGTCTATGCAATGTCGCCTTCTGGCGATAAAGCCGACTTAAAACCTCTGTATCAACAGCTGATGCAAACCTTAAATGAGTTTGAGGCACAAGGTGTTGATAGTGAGCGTTTGGAGCAAATCAGTGGCATGGCAGAAGCTAATGCCGTATTTGCTTTGCAAAGTGTGCGCGGCAAAGTGTCTCAGTTGGCATCGAATCAAACCTTCTTTGGTCAGCCTGATCGTATTCAATCTCAGCTAGAGCAGATTCGCTCTGTTTCGCCACAGTCGGTGATGGCGGCTTATGAGCAGTATCTCAATGGTCATCACAAAGTGGCGCTGAGTGTCGTACCTAAAGGAAAAACTGAGTTAGCGGCGGCGCCGGCGACCTTTGAGACTCCCGAACGCACTTTACCTGAGTACCAAACCATTACCGAGGACCAACTCGTTTATCGTAAAGCGCAGGATGATTTTGACCGTTCAGTGATGCCGGAGGTGGCAGAAGCCGTCAAAGCTGAAATGCCAGAGCTATACCGAATATACTTTGACAATGGCGCTGAAGTGCTCGGGACTGTGAGCTCGGAAACGCCAACCGTGCAGTTAGAAATTAGTTTCCCAGCCGGGGAGCGCTATGTCGCGCCCGGTCAAGAGGGATTGGCTAACTTGACGGCGGCAATGATGCAAGAAGCAACGTTAGACTCTAGCTTGGAACAGATTCAAGCGCGTCTCGATAAGCTTGGCAGTACTTTGTCGGTAAGTGCCGGTAATTACACCACCACGCTATCGGTTTCTAGTTTGGAGAAACACCTCCCTGAGACGCTGGAAATCGCTCAAGAGGTGTTATTTAAGCCAGCATTTCGTCAACAAGACTTCGAGCGTATCCAAAAGCAGATGCTAGAAAGTATAGTCTATCAACATCAACGACCGAACTGGTTAGCCTCTCAAGCGACTCGCCAAGTGCTGTTTGCCGATACGATTTATCAGCGTCCCAATGATGGCACCGAATCTTCGGTCGCCAATCTTACCCTTGAAGACGTAAAACAGTTTTATCAACGTCATTACACACCACAAGGCGCGCAAATCATCGTTGTGGGGGACATTACCAAGCGCCAAATTCGGCAACAGCTCGACTTTATTGCTCAGTGGCAAGGTAAAATCCCTCCTTTACTCAGAGCGCAGTCCGTGGCACCAATAGCGGAGCAAAAAATCTATTTGGTGGATAAGCCTAGCGCACCACAAACCATAGTGAGAATGGTGCGTCAAGGGTTGCCGTTTGATGCCACAGGAGAGGTGTTCCTAACCCAACTGGCAAACTTCAATTTGGCGGGCAACTTTAATAGTCGATTGAATCAGAACTTGCGTGAAGATAAGGGGTACACGTATGGTGCCAGTGGCTACTTGGCCTCTAATCGAGAGGTTGGCGCGATTGTCTTCTCGGCACAAGTGCGCGCAGATGCAACGCTGCCCGCATTGATTGAAATGCAAAAAGAGCTCGCTGACTACAGTCAAACAGGGATGACAGACGATGAGATGAAATTTTTACGCTTAGCAGTCGGTCAACAAGATGCGCTAAAGTATGAAACGCCTTCACAGAAAGCGGGACTACTTGGTAGTATCCTTGCCTATAGTTTGGATGACGATTACCTCAAGCAGCGCAACGAAATTGTTGAGACCGTCGGAAAAGGCACGCTAAACCAACTCGCGAGCAAGTGGTTTAGTCCAGACGACTATCAAATTATCGTGGTGGGGGATGCTCAAAGCTTAAAACCCCAGCTAGAAAAGTTACAGATTCCGATAGAAGAGCTTGAAATCATCCGTTAG
- the gshA gene encoding glutamate--cysteine ligase: protein MTDFAARLERVAQNPDVFKSFGRGVERETLRYHQDGHLATTSHPSALGSAYANSLITTDFSESLLEFITPVSHDISTLVSQLEDIHHFTQTKLGAEKMWPLSMPCYVGSEDDIKLAQYGSSNSGKMKTLYREGLKRRYGSLMQIISGVHFNFSFPESFWQQLFGDQTEEQRQQSKSQAYFGLIRNYYRFGWLIPYFFGASPALCSSFIQGRDTKLPFESIGGTLYLPYATSLRMSDLGYTNSAQSSLKIGFNSLAEYLDGLNTAIRTPSEQFAKIGVKEEGEYRQLNSNVLQIENELYAPIRPKRVAKAGEKPSEALARGGVEYIEVRSLDVNPYSPVGITQEQVRFLDLFLAWAALSDSDPMDYCEQACWRENWNKVIVEGRKPGLELQIGCKGEVLTLQAWAKRVFAELTQIAERMDAVEGSGAYQAVCDKLLSWIDNPQLTISGQLLADTKRLGGLGKVGCTFGNEYRERHLNHQYRIYSAELMEQEVVRSRAAQAEIEASDTLDFDEFLAQYFSYLQV, encoded by the coding sequence TTGACTGATTTTGCTGCGCGACTAGAGCGAGTTGCACAAAACCCAGACGTGTTTAAGAGTTTTGGACGGGGCGTAGAACGTGAAACGTTGCGCTATCACCAAGATGGTCACTTGGCTACCACATCGCACCCCAGCGCACTGGGTTCTGCTTATGCCAATAGCTTGATCACCACCGATTTCTCCGAGTCGTTATTAGAGTTCATTACCCCAGTCTCCCACGACATTTCAACCTTGGTCTCGCAACTTGAAGATATTCACCACTTTACGCAGACCAAGTTAGGTGCAGAGAAAATGTGGCCGCTCTCGATGCCTTGCTACGTGGGGAGTGAAGATGACATCAAGCTGGCACAATATGGCAGCTCAAACTCTGGAAAAATGAAAACACTCTACCGTGAAGGCTTGAAACGCCGTTACGGGAGCCTGATGCAGATCATCTCTGGCGTGCATTTTAACTTCTCGTTTCCAGAGTCTTTTTGGCAGCAGCTGTTTGGTGACCAAACTGAAGAGCAGCGTCAGCAGAGTAAGTCACAAGCCTACTTTGGCCTGATTCGGAACTATTACCGCTTTGGCTGGTTGATTCCCTATTTCTTTGGGGCATCTCCAGCGCTTTGCTCTTCATTCATTCAGGGGCGCGACACAAAACTTCCGTTTGAAAGCATCGGTGGCACTCTGTATCTCCCCTATGCGACATCGCTTCGAATGAGTGATTTAGGCTATACCAACAGTGCTCAGAGCTCGCTGAAAATTGGCTTTAATAGTCTTGCAGAATACTTAGATGGGTTGAATACAGCCATTCGCACTCCTTCAGAACAGTTCGCCAAGATTGGCGTCAAAGAGGAGGGAGAGTATCGTCAGCTCAACAGTAACGTGCTGCAAATCGAGAACGAATTGTACGCACCGATCCGCCCTAAACGTGTCGCTAAAGCGGGTGAAAAACCTTCAGAAGCTTTGGCTCGAGGTGGGGTCGAGTATATTGAAGTTCGCTCGCTTGATGTGAACCCGTATAGCCCGGTCGGTATTACTCAAGAGCAAGTGCGTTTCTTAGACCTCTTCCTCGCTTGGGCAGCATTGAGTGATTCGGATCCAATGGATTACTGTGAGCAAGCTTGTTGGCGAGAGAACTGGAACAAGGTGATTGTTGAAGGACGTAAGCCGGGTCTTGAGCTGCAAATTGGTTGCAAAGGCGAAGTCCTCACGCTGCAAGCCTGGGCTAAGCGTGTATTTGCTGAACTCACTCAAATTGCCGAGCGTATGGATGCCGTTGAGGGTAGCGGTGCTTATCAAGCTGTGTGCGATAAACTGCTTAGCTGGATTGATAATCCTCAATTGACCATTTCTGGTCAGTTGTTAGCAGACACCAAGCGCCTCGGTGGCCTAGGTAAAGTGGGCTGTACGTTTGGCAATGAGTACCGTGAGCGACATCTCAATCATCAATATCGCATTTATAGTGCCGAGTTGATGGAGCAAGAAGTGGTTCGTTCCCGAGCCGCACAAGCCGAGATCGAAGCCTCAGATACCCTAGATTTTGATGAGTTCTTGGCTCAATATTTTAGTTATTTGCAGGTATAG
- the luxS gene encoding S-ribosylhomocysteine lyase, producing the protein MPLLDSFTVDHTRMNAPAVRVAKTMTTPKGDTITVFDLRFTAPNKDILSEKGIHTLEHLYAGFMRNHLNSDSVEIIDISPMGCRTGFYMSLIGTPQEQQVADAWLAAMKDVLKVENQNKIPELNEYQCGTAAMHSLDEAKQIAEAILAAGISVNKNDELALPEAMLKELKVD; encoded by the coding sequence ATGCCGTTACTTGATAGTTTTACCGTTGATCATACACGAATGAATGCCCCGGCTGTTCGCGTTGCAAAAACGATGACCACACCAAAGGGTGACACCATCACCGTGTTTGATTTACGTTTTACTGCGCCTAATAAGGATATTCTGTCTGAAAAAGGTATTCATACTTTAGAGCACCTTTATGCTGGCTTTATGCGCAATCACCTTAACAGCGACAGTGTGGAAATCATTGATATTTCACCTATGGGTTGTCGTACCGGTTTCTACATGAGCTTGATTGGTACCCCACAAGAGCAGCAAGTGGCTGACGCTTGGCTAGCGGCGATGAAAGATGTGCTGAAAGTTGAGAATCAAAACAAGATCCCTGAGCTGAATGAGTATCAATGTGGCACCGCAGCGATGCACTCTTTGGATGAAGCGAAACAGATTGCCGAAGCTATTTTGGCCGCTGGCATTTCAGTCAATAAAAACGACGAGCTAGCGCTTCCAGAAGCGATGCTGAAAGAGCTTAAAGTCGACTAG
- a CDS encoding RDD family protein: protein MSKTDSLPPAGLFRRLGALFYDGLIIIAVEMMAAGIVIAILHALMAMGIFQVGSYADVSDFLTNHPVWSPVYTAYLAFVWIYFFVYFWTRAGQTLGMRAWKLHLRSVDGQAVSVTQCLIRIATSGFGLANLLVPLDPKKRGFHDIWAKTQVVVLPKAN from the coding sequence ATGTCAAAGACTGACTCTTTACCACCCGCAGGCTTGTTTCGCCGCTTGGGGGCTCTTTTTTACGATGGATTGATCATTATTGCTGTGGAAATGATGGCGGCTGGTATCGTGATTGCGATTCTGCATGCACTCATGGCGATGGGAATTTTCCAAGTTGGCAGTTATGCGGATGTCAGCGACTTCCTCACTAATCACCCGGTGTGGAGCCCTGTTTATACCGCCTATCTCGCTTTTGTGTGGATCTACTTCTTTGTCTATTTTTGGACCCGCGCTGGACAAACGCTGGGGATGCGCGCGTGGAAACTGCACTTACGCAGTGTTGATGGTCAGGCCGTCTCTGTCACACAATGTCTGATTCGCATTGCGACATCAGGATTTGGCTTAGCCAACCTATTGGTGCCGCTCGACCCGAAAAAGCGCGGATTTCATGATATTTGGGCTAAAACCCAAGTAGTGGTTTTGCCAAAAGCCAATTAA
- a CDS encoding VC0807 family protein translates to MSSTEARKPNPLFEIVINVLLPSLILMKLSGDEYLGTAMALIVALAFPAVYGAMELIRHKKFNFIAALGFVSVLLTGGIGLLELDTKWLALKEALIPGLIGLVVFGSSFTRYPVVKKLIFNDTLLNLEVIKQKLGQAGKQAAFERCLSTSNYLFASTFMFSSAMNYFLATWIVTSPAGTAEFNEQLGKMTLYSYPMIAIPSMLMMIGIFYYVWRQVRKMTGLETEQIFHLK, encoded by the coding sequence ATGAGTAGTACTGAAGCAAGAAAACCCAATCCACTGTTTGAGATCGTAATTAACGTTCTTTTACCTTCTCTGATTTTAATGAAGCTCAGTGGAGACGAGTACTTAGGCACAGCCATGGCGTTGATCGTCGCTTTGGCCTTTCCCGCTGTCTATGGCGCGATGGAGCTGATTCGCCACAAAAAATTCAATTTTATTGCGGCACTCGGTTTTGTGAGTGTGCTTCTAACCGGAGGTATAGGGCTACTTGAGCTCGATACAAAATGGCTCGCATTGAAAGAGGCATTGATCCCCGGTTTGATTGGCCTAGTCGTGTTTGGGTCGAGCTTTACTCGTTATCCCGTCGTTAAGAAGCTCATTTTTAACGACACCTTGCTGAACCTTGAAGTGATCAAGCAAAAATTAGGGCAAGCGGGTAAACAGGCGGCTTTCGAACGTTGTTTGTCGACCTCAAATTACCTATTTGCCAGCACCTTTATGTTCTCTTCGGCGATGAACTACTTTCTTGCCACCTGGATCGTAACCAGCCCAGCAGGCACCGCCGAGTTTAATGAGCAATTGGGTAAAATGACCCTGTACAGTTACCCGATGATTGCCATTCCGAGTATGTTGATGATGATCGGCATTTTTTATTATGTTTGGCGTCAAGTGCGCAAAATGACGGGGCTGGAAACCGAGCAGATATTCCATCTCAAATAA
- a CDS encoding methyl-accepting chemotaxis protein, translated as MLKIEQELSFSQKTLVIAVPLAALSVIYFFRYGFSTLDMVITLALFAAVLGVNQLQGARYLLPYLLYGFVALHIDQASGDIMLHFEVFILLALMMIYNDWLMVLHTLIAAALHHVLFFWLQSSGYGVYIFPPNSGFMMVIEHCLYAIFQASVSIYTCINLNRNLQRLDYVNKTVGHVVQQSSFDLDVKLEDRDPFYQQFNQIITQLQQTAIIQRQAVQELTQVSESFIDKTTSIDGEISRNSQNIQQVSRTVADISQSFSEVAHTTQTCHQEAQISADLCKEAIEESEQCKSSLQQMNQIVEQTQGNITQVVSNADSIHKILEAITSISEQTNLLALNASIEAARAGEAGRGFAVVADEVRQLANRTSASVEEIGSSLVQLEQAIKLSSGNISDMTEFSQHVYQAVEGIIRTTENISGHVLAVNQQIEQVATSVKHQHHSLDGLQNNMSEVAHSSTFIAEQSQAQNTSIGALSQSTQSLSQLSQRFKLAQ; from the coding sequence ATGTTGAAAATTGAACAAGAACTCTCCTTCTCGCAAAAAACGTTAGTCATCGCCGTCCCCTTAGCTGCGCTATCTGTTATTTACTTTTTTCGCTATGGGTTTTCTACCCTTGACATGGTGATCACCCTAGCGCTGTTTGCTGCAGTGTTAGGCGTCAATCAACTTCAAGGCGCTCGCTATCTCCTCCCTTACCTGCTCTATGGCTTTGTTGCACTGCATATAGACCAGGCTTCTGGAGACATCATGCTTCATTTCGAAGTGTTCATCTTGCTTGCCTTGATGATGATCTATAACGACTGGCTGATGGTGCTGCATACTCTGATTGCCGCTGCGCTGCACCATGTACTGTTTTTTTGGCTACAAAGTTCAGGCTACGGCGTCTATATCTTCCCGCCGAACAGCGGATTTATGATGGTGATTGAGCACTGCCTATATGCGATCTTCCAAGCCTCAGTCTCGATCTACACTTGTATTAACTTAAACAGAAACTTGCAACGACTCGACTATGTCAATAAAACGGTCGGCCATGTTGTCCAGCAGTCTTCGTTTGACCTAGACGTGAAACTAGAAGACCGAGATCCCTTTTACCAACAATTCAATCAGATCATTACGCAATTGCAGCAAACGGCCATCATTCAGCGCCAAGCGGTACAAGAGTTAACACAGGTATCAGAGAGTTTTATTGACAAAACCACCAGCATTGATGGTGAGATATCTCGCAATAGCCAAAACATTCAACAAGTCTCCCGGACAGTTGCAGATATTAGCCAATCTTTTTCCGAGGTGGCACACACCACTCAAACCTGCCATCAAGAGGCACAGATCTCAGCCGACTTGTGTAAAGAGGCGATAGAAGAATCCGAGCAATGTAAAAGCAGCTTACAACAGATGAATCAGATCGTTGAGCAAACACAAGGGAACATCACTCAAGTGGTGAGCAATGCCGATAGTATCCACAAAATCTTGGAGGCCATTACCAGCATTTCAGAGCAAACTAACCTATTGGCGCTCAATGCTTCCATAGAAGCCGCACGCGCAGGAGAAGCTGGCCGAGGGTTTGCGGTGGTCGCGGACGAAGTGAGACAACTGGCGAATCGAACCAGTGCGAGTGTCGAAGAAATCGGCTCATCTCTGGTTCAATTGGAGCAAGCGATTAAGCTCTCGTCAGGGAATATTTCCGATATGACCGAGTTTTCACAGCATGTCTATCAAGCAGTTGAGGGCATTATCCGCACCACAGAAAACATCTCTGGTCACGTATTGGCCGTCAACCAGCAAATCGAACAGGTTGCGACCTCGGTTAAGCATCAGCACCATTCACTCGACGGTCTGCAAAACAACATGTCTGAGGTAGCGCATTCGAGCACTTTTATCGCCGAACAATCCCAAGCACAGAACACGTCGATTGGTGCCTTGTCTCAATCAACGCAAAGTCTGTCACAACTGAGTCAGCGCTTTAAACTTGCCCAATAA
- the ahpF gene encoding alkyl hydroperoxide reductase subunit F: protein MLDQAIQQQLKQYLANVKQEVRLVVSLDESKASNDILALANQIAEMCDLITVERDDNASARKPVMAVTNPEKGTSLRFAGLPMGHEFTSLVLALLHSGGHPIKLEPEVIEQIAALDKDLDVEIFISLSCQNCPDVVQAFNMMAAINPKVKTTMIDGALFQNEVKKRDIMAVPSVFVNGELFGQGRMSLTEILNKVDDGASEKAAKALSEKDPYDVLVVGGGPGGSAAALYAARKGIRTGVVAKRFGGQVMDTMAIENFISVKRTEGPKLATDLAEHLKEYDVDVVTEQQADKLMGAAHTEDGLIHIQLESGATLKSKSVILSPGARWREMKVPGEQEYRNKGVAYCPHCDGPLFKGKKTAVIGGGNSGIEAAIDLAGIVEHVTVLEFADVLRADQVLIDKANSLPNIDIITMAQTTEVIGDGTRVTGLKYKDRNTDEIKQIELSGIFVQIGLVPNTEWLKDSEVALSARGEIEVGQHGETSLEGVFAAGDATTVPYKQIIIAMGEGAKASLGAFDYLIRKQN from the coding sequence ATGTTAGACCAAGCGATCCAACAACAGCTCAAACAATATCTGGCTAATGTAAAACAAGAAGTACGTTTAGTGGTTAGCCTAGATGAAAGCAAAGCATCAAACGACATTCTCGCTCTCGCCAACCAAATCGCAGAGATGTGCGATCTAATCACGGTTGAACGTGACGACAATGCAAGCGCACGCAAGCCAGTTATGGCGGTAACCAACCCAGAAAAAGGCACATCACTGCGCTTTGCGGGTTTACCAATGGGTCACGAGTTTACCTCTCTAGTATTGGCCCTACTTCATTCTGGCGGTCACCCAATCAAATTAGAGCCAGAAGTGATCGAGCAAATCGCCGCTCTAGACAAAGATCTCGACGTCGAAATTTTCATTTCCCTCTCGTGTCAAAACTGTCCGGACGTGGTCCAAGCGTTCAACATGATGGCGGCGATCAACCCGAAAGTGAAAACAACCATGATCGACGGCGCGTTGTTCCAAAACGAAGTGAAGAAGCGCGACATCATGGCGGTACCTAGCGTGTTTGTAAACGGTGAGCTATTCGGTCAAGGCCGTATGTCTCTCACTGAAATCCTTAACAAAGTGGATGACGGCGCGAGCGAGAAAGCAGCGAAAGCACTGAGCGAGAAAGATCCGTACGACGTACTTGTTGTTGGCGGCGGTCCTGGCGGGAGTGCAGCCGCTCTATACGCTGCTCGCAAAGGTATTCGTACTGGCGTGGTTGCCAAACGCTTTGGTGGCCAGGTGATGGACACTATGGCTATCGAGAACTTTATCTCGGTAAAACGCACTGAAGGTCCAAAACTGGCGACTGACTTAGCAGAGCACCTAAAAGAGTACGACGTAGACGTGGTGACTGAGCAGCAAGCTGACAAGCTCATGGGCGCAGCGCACACAGAAGATGGTTTGATTCACATCCAACTTGAAAGTGGCGCAACGCTTAAGAGTAAGAGTGTCATCCTAAGCCCAGGTGCACGCTGGCGTGAAATGAAGGTTCCGGGGGAGCAAGAGTACCGCAACAAAGGTGTCGCGTACTGCCCACACTGTGACGGCCCACTGTTTAAAGGTAAGAAAACCGCGGTTATCGGTGGCGGTAACTCAGGCATCGAGGCAGCAATTGATCTAGCGGGCATCGTTGAGCACGTAACGGTTCTTGAATTTGCCGACGTCCTTCGCGCCGACCAAGTGTTGATTGATAAAGCCAATTCACTGCCTAACATCGATATCATCACTATGGCGCAGACAACAGAAGTTATTGGTGATGGCACTCGCGTAACAGGATTGAAATACAAAGACCGCAACACAGATGAAATCAAACAGATAGAACTATCAGGTATTTTTGTTCAAATCGGTCTTGTACCCAACACTGAATGGCTCAAAGACTCAGAAGTTGCATTGTCAGCGCGCGGCGAGATCGAAGTCGGTCAACACGGCGAAACGAGTCTTGAAGGGGTATTTGCGGCAGGTGACGCAACCACAGTGCCTTACAAACAGATCATTATTGCCATGGGAGAAGGGGCCAAAGCGAGCCTAGGTGCGTTTGACTACCTGATACGCAAGCAGAACTAA
- the ahpC gene encoding alkyl hydroperoxide reductase subunit C, which yields MINTKIKPFSATAFKDGEFVEVTEQDVLGKWAVFFFYPADFTFVCPTELGDLADHYEELQKRGVEVYSVSTDTHFTHKAWHDSSDTIGKIKYYMLGDQTGNITNNFGVMREGQGLADRATFLIDPEGTIQAMEITAEGIGRDAEDLLRKVKAAQYVAAHPGEVCPAKWKEGEETLAPSLDLVGKI from the coding sequence ATGATTAACACAAAAATTAAGCCATTTAGCGCAACAGCATTTAAAGACGGCGAATTCGTAGAAGTCACTGAGCAAGATGTTCTTGGCAAATGGGCGGTGTTCTTCTTCTACCCTGCAGACTTTACCTTCGTGTGTCCAACTGAGCTAGGTGACCTTGCAGATCACTATGAAGAGCTGCAAAAGCGTGGTGTTGAAGTTTACTCAGTATCAACAGATACCCACTTCACTCACAAAGCGTGGCACGACAGCTCAGACACCATCGGCAAAATTAAGTACTACATGCTTGGCGACCAAACTGGCAACATCACCAACAACTTCGGTGTTATGCGTGAAGGTCAAGGTCTAGCAGACCGTGCCACTTTCCTAATCGACCCAGAAGGTACTATCCAAGCGATGGAAATCACTGCAGAAGGTATTGGCCGTGACGCTGAAGACCTACTACGTAAAGTGAAAGCCGCGCAATACGTCGCTGCGCACCCAGGTGAGGTGTGTCCTGCAAAATGGAAAGAAGGCGAAGAAACACTAGCGCCATCACTAGACCTAGTAGGCAAAATCTAA
- a CDS encoding VOC family protein, with protein MYQVTPYLFFSGRCEEALSFYQRCFGGVVLSKQYFKDSPQQIEGADPNWIMHAEFEAFGMKLMLSDGVVARELSGNNIALSVVLDDLDEQARLYDKLATEGHVMMPLADTFWGARFGKVEDKFGVRWMLHCELVK; from the coding sequence ATGTATCAAGTAACACCGTATCTGTTTTTTTCTGGACGATGTGAAGAAGCGCTAAGCTTCTACCAGCGCTGTTTTGGTGGGGTGGTGCTATCAAAGCAGTACTTCAAAGATTCGCCTCAGCAAATTGAAGGGGCAGACCCTAACTGGATCATGCATGCCGAGTTTGAAGCCTTCGGGATGAAGTTGATGTTATCCGACGGGGTGGTCGCACGAGAGCTAAGCGGTAACAATATTGCTTTATCGGTGGTACTAGATGATTTAGATGAGCAAGCGCGGCTGTATGACAAATTGGCGACAGAAGGGCACGTCATGATGCCTTTAGCAGACACATTTTGGGGCGCTCGGTTCGGTAAGGTCGAGGACAAATTTGGTGTGCGCTGGATGCTGCACTGTGAACTTGTTAAGTAA